In Mangrovivirga cuniculi, the following proteins share a genomic window:
- a CDS encoding ABC transporter permease: MKKNKMFSFINIFGLAIGFAFSLIVLVWIHNMYSVDKFHTKADRIYQVMEHQTYSDGNILTTRSTPGIMGPEFEKEVPEVEKTARVSWGYDMVTSFQDNSVRQLIRFSDPSFHDIFSFPIIEGFPSLVEPNQAVISKKAALELFNSVNVVGKTFTVNGNEDYKITAVIELNEAKSSIFFDVLLPFQPHYEKSPWLQNWSSNNTPCYALLSENADYKEVNKKVVDFIKKRDEGSVVEIFLYPFTDAYLKGSFEGKEEKGGQIENLKIFIVIAAFLLIIASINFMNLSTAQSTKKAKETGIRKVIGASRISLIKNYLIATFIYAALAVLLGLVLVELMLPFFNTISPIEVSVPYHSWIFWVILLLIVLITTLMSGIYPAVYLSDFKPVNILKGKLEKGKSALRFRQFLVVFQFTLSIILISGTLFTHKQLNYMRNKNIGMDKDRILYYYPHHSILEKFEAWKNTVEKLPGIEVVSRADQNPIRISNNSGDPTWEGKNPDDVILFDVVRVGEDFIETMGIKIDKGKSWDGRATDSLRFIINDEAAALMGMEEPVGQKLSFWGKEGTIIGVFKDVHTGSLRRPIAPTILNYDPKGSWRVLVRFEPGQEDQALESLRLIHGEFDQISPFDYEFMHDDYDRLYKNEEVIGKLTGVFTLVAIIISCLGLFGLASFSAEQRTKEIGIRKVMGSSVKDIVLNFNLSFIKLVLISIVIAIPAIYLLLQKWLEDFTYHLPVSMSIFILGSAVTFFVAILTITYHALKAARTNPVNALKNE; this comes from the coding sequence ATGAAAAAGAACAAAATGTTCTCTTTCATTAATATTTTCGGTTTAGCAATTGGTTTTGCTTTTAGCCTGATCGTTTTGGTATGGATTCATAATATGTATTCAGTTGATAAATTCCATACAAAAGCGGATCGCATTTATCAGGTTATGGAGCATCAGACATATAGCGATGGTAATATCCTGACTACAAGGTCTACTCCCGGTATCATGGGTCCTGAATTTGAAAAGGAAGTTCCGGAAGTTGAAAAAACTGCACGGGTTAGCTGGGGATATGATATGGTGACCTCATTTCAGGATAATTCAGTAAGGCAATTAATTCGATTCTCCGATCCAAGCTTTCATGATATATTTTCCTTTCCCATTATAGAAGGTTTCCCTTCCTTAGTGGAACCTAACCAGGCAGTAATTTCCAAAAAAGCAGCTTTGGAACTTTTCAATTCGGTAAATGTGGTGGGTAAAACCTTTACTGTGAATGGAAACGAAGATTATAAGATTACTGCAGTTATTGAGCTCAATGAAGCAAAATCAAGTATTTTTTTTGATGTTCTATTACCTTTTCAACCTCATTATGAAAAAAGTCCATGGTTGCAAAATTGGAGTAGTAACAATACTCCCTGCTATGCACTTTTATCAGAGAATGCAGATTATAAAGAGGTTAATAAAAAGGTAGTAGACTTTATTAAAAAACGAGACGAAGGGTCAGTTGTCGAAATATTTTTATACCCTTTTACCGATGCATATTTAAAAGGTTCATTTGAGGGGAAAGAAGAAAAAGGCGGACAGATTGAAAATTTAAAAATATTTATAGTTATAGCTGCTTTCCTGCTGATTATCGCCAGTATCAACTTTATGAATTTATCTACTGCACAGTCTACCAAAAAGGCGAAAGAGACCGGGATCAGAAAGGTGATCGGAGCAAGCAGGATATCTTTAATTAAAAATTATTTAATAGCTACTTTTATTTATGCGGCTTTGGCAGTTCTACTGGGACTGGTATTAGTTGAACTAATGTTACCGTTTTTCAACACCATATCTCCAATCGAGGTGAGTGTGCCATATCACAGTTGGATATTTTGGGTGATATTGTTGTTAATTGTATTGATAACCACCTTAATGTCAGGAATCTATCCGGCGGTATATTTATCTGATTTTAAACCGGTAAATATTTTAAAAGGGAAATTAGAGAAGGGAAAGTCAGCTTTGCGATTCAGACAATTTCTTGTTGTCTTTCAGTTTACTTTATCTATAATTCTTATTAGTGGAACATTGTTTACTCATAAGCAATTAAACTATATGAGGAACAAAAATATCGGTATGGATAAAGATCGAATTTTATATTATTACCCTCATCATTCTATTTTGGAAAAGTTTGAAGCCTGGAAAAATACTGTTGAAAAACTACCGGGTATTGAGGTTGTTTCCAGAGCTGATCAAAACCCAATTAGAATAAGTAATAATTCAGGTGATCCCACCTGGGAAGGGAAAAATCCCGATGATGTGATTTTATTCGATGTGGTGAGAGTAGGTGAGGATTTTATTGAAACCATGGGAATTAAAATTGATAAAGGAAAATCCTGGGATGGAAGAGCTACCGATTCTTTAAGATTTATAATTAACGATGAAGCAGCGGCTCTTATGGGTATGGAGGAGCCTGTTGGTCAAAAACTTTCTTTCTGGGGGAAAGAGGGGACAATAATCGGTGTTTTTAAAGATGTACATACCGGATCTTTAAGAAGACCCATAGCTCCTACCATTTTAAATTATGATCCCAAAGGCAGCTGGCGTGTTCTGGTAAGGTTTGAGCCTGGTCAGGAGGATCAGGCATTAGAATCACTTAGATTAATACATGGAGAATTTGATCAGATTTCACCGTTTGATTATGAATTTATGCATGATGATTATGACCGTCTTTACAAAAATGAAGAGGTAATCGGAAAACTTACCGGTGTATTTACTCTGGTAGCTATAATAATTTCATGCCTTGGGTTATTTGGGTTAGCCTCTTTTTCGGCTGAGCAAAGAACTAAGGAAATTGGAATAAGAAAGGTGATGGGAAGTTCTGTGAAAGATATTGTCTTAAATTTTAATCTTTCATTTATTAAACTGGTTTTAATTTCTATCGTGATAGCAATCCCGGCCATTTATTTGCTATTACAAAAATGGCTGGAAGATTTCACTTATCACTTACCAGTAAGTATGTCGATTTTCATATTGGGAAGTGCAGTTACTTTTTTCGTGGCAATTCTCACTATCACATATCATGCATTAAAAGCAGCCCGGACAAATCCTGTTAATGCATTAAAAAACGAATAA
- a CDS encoding ABC transporter permease, with protein sequence MFKNYFKIAFRNLWNTKFYSTINILGLAIGIACCILIVLFILDEVSYDKHFKDSDRIYRVTSEINFGGNHNHYTTGPAPLGLALLEDYPYVESYGRFRTWGDFLMKVKEGDQNKKENNVIYADSSLFTVFSIPFLHGDPAKVLKEPNTLVISESIALKYFGETDVVGKTLIVDDDTKFRVDGVIKDLPSNTHFNFDVYFSMLNREDSKNDVWLSNNFQTYFKLKEGVDPEEFEARIREDFLTKYIGPQITNLLGTTYDALEEEGSFVKYHVQPIEDIHLHSQLNNELSANGDIKYIYIFITVAGIILLIACINFINLSTSRSLKRSKEVGIRKTLGSRKKQLVFQFLTESLLISFFSLLLAVLIVELVVPLFNNTFDKQITTDYFTQPQLLLVLIFILIITGLAAGSYPALMLSSYKPVEVLKGGKTVGKGSFSLRNILVVGQFAISIILIIGTLVITGQLNYIQNKNLGYEKDRVIIVNDVWNLGDQSLVFKEKVRNLASVTNTSLTSFLPVEGYSRSDNMYWRNGTNPSPESSVSMQSWGADGDYFNTLGMEFIDGQPFDSDSQADSATVVLNEAAINQFGFKGDPVGQYIHTFGFDDVTGQIDREKILAYRVIGVVKNFHFNSLKESITPLGVFNRNNRGVLLIKLKSEDYKKQLAGIENIWNSINPDQPFLYNFLDSDFESMYVAEQRVKKLMLVFSGLAILVACLGLFGLSAFTAEKRFKEIGVRKVMGAETNQVVFMLLGDL encoded by the coding sequence ATGTTTAAGAATTATTTCAAAATTGCTTTCAGGAATCTCTGGAACACAAAATTTTATTCGACAATAAATATTCTTGGTCTTGCTATCGGAATAGCTTGCTGCATTCTTATTGTTCTCTTTATTCTCGATGAAGTAAGCTACGATAAGCATTTTAAAGATTCTGACAGAATATACAGGGTGACAAGTGAGATTAATTTTGGTGGCAATCATAATCATTATACAACCGGACCGGCTCCCCTGGGTCTGGCACTTCTTGAGGATTACCCGTATGTAGAAAGTTATGGCAGGTTCAGAACCTGGGGTGATTTCCTGATGAAAGTGAAGGAAGGGGATCAGAATAAAAAAGAAAATAATGTCATTTATGCTGATTCGTCGTTATTTACTGTTTTTTCAATTCCATTTTTGCATGGAGATCCCGCAAAGGTTTTAAAAGAACCTAATACCCTGGTAATTTCAGAATCAATCGCTTTGAAATACTTTGGAGAAACTGATGTGGTGGGTAAAACTCTCATTGTGGATGACGATACAAAATTCAGAGTTGATGGGGTGATCAAAGACTTACCTTCCAATACTCATTTTAATTTTGATGTATATTTTTCAATGCTTAACAGGGAGGATAGTAAAAATGACGTTTGGTTAAGCAATAATTTTCAAACTTATTTTAAGCTAAAAGAAGGGGTTGATCCCGAAGAGTTTGAAGCGAGAATCAGAGAAGATTTTTTAACTAAATACATCGGTCCTCAAATCACAAATTTATTAGGCACTACTTATGATGCTCTGGAAGAGGAGGGTAGTTTTGTTAAATATCATGTGCAACCGATAGAAGATATTCATTTGCACTCTCAATTAAATAATGAATTATCTGCAAATGGGGATATAAAATATATATACATCTTTATTACTGTGGCAGGTATAATACTATTAATTGCCTGTATAAACTTTATTAACTTATCTACTTCACGTTCATTAAAGCGCTCAAAAGAAGTAGGGATCAGAAAGACATTAGGGTCGAGAAAGAAACAGCTGGTTTTTCAATTTTTGACAGAGAGCCTTCTTATATCATTCTTTTCCTTATTACTTGCTGTTTTGATTGTTGAACTGGTAGTTCCCTTATTTAATAACACATTTGATAAACAGATTACAACTGATTACTTCACACAACCTCAGCTATTATTGGTTTTAATTTTCATTTTAATTATTACTGGATTAGCAGCAGGAAGTTATCCGGCATTAATGCTTTCTTCTTACAAACCGGTGGAGGTACTAAAGGGAGGTAAAACTGTAGGCAAAGGATCTTTTTCATTGAGAAATATTCTTGTAGTAGGGCAGTTTGCAATTTCTATTATACTTATTATAGGAACCCTGGTAATCACTGGTCAACTCAATTATATACAAAATAAAAATCTGGGCTATGAAAAAGATCGGGTTATAATTGTTAATGACGTATGGAATTTAGGTGATCAATCCCTTGTTTTTAAAGAAAAAGTCAGGAATTTGGCTTCCGTAACAAACACTTCTTTAACAAGTTTCCTGCCAGTTGAAGGATATAGTAGAAGTGATAATATGTATTGGAGAAATGGTACCAATCCATCTCCGGAATCATCAGTTAGTATGCAAAGCTGGGGTGCAGATGGAGATTATTTCAATACTCTTGGGATGGAATTTATAGATGGCCAGCCATTTGATTCTGATTCTCAGGCCGATTCTGCTACAGTAGTACTAAATGAGGCGGCAATAAATCAATTTGGATTCAAAGGTGACCCTGTAGGCCAATACATTCATACTTTTGGTTTTGATGATGTTACAGGACAAATAGATAGAGAAAAAATCCTGGCCTACCGCGTGATCGGGGTTGTTAAGAACTTTCATTTTAATTCTCTTAAGGAAAGCATCACACCACTTGGAGTTTTCAATCGTAATAACAGGGGTGTTTTATTGATAAAGCTGAAATCTGAAGATTATAAAAAGCAATTGGCTGGCATTGAGAATATCTGGAATTCAATTAATCCGGATCAACCTTTCCTATACAATTTTCTTGATAGTGATTTTGAATCAATGTATGTCGCAGAACAGCGAGTTAAAAAGTTAATGCTGGTTTTTTCCGGATTAGCAATATTGGTTGCCTGCCTGGGGCTTTTCGGTTTATCAGCTTTTACCGCAGAAAAGCGATTTAAAGAAATTGGTGTCAGAAAAGTAATGGGAGCAGAGACCAACCAGGTGGTATTTATGCTACTGGGGGATTTATGA
- a CDS encoding ABC transporter permease, translating to MKLVFIAYLIGVPIAWFAMNEWLQDFAYKTDINATYILGALVPAFLIALVTVSYQSVKAALSDPVKALRTE from the coding sequence ATGAAACTGGTATTTATTGCTTATCTGATTGGTGTGCCCATCGCATGGTTTGCTATGAATGAATGGCTACAAGACTTTGCCTATAAGACTGATATTAATGCAACCTATATTCTAGGAGCTCTCGTACCTGCATTTCTGATTGCTCTGGTAACAGTTTCATATCAGTCTGTAAAAGCAGCGCTCAGCGATCCTGTTAAGGCTTTAAGAACCGAATAA
- a CDS encoding FtsX-like permease family protein: MWINYFKIAIRNLLAKKQYTLINLVGLSVGLGVSMVILFFIVQEHSFDKFNSKYDRIAKVMMHEVVDDEENYSTSTPPVLMPTIKEEFPQVIASTRFINTLNMTRVAGGKSINQLTHLVSSDFFRIFDFEFIAGTPENALSSYSNVILTESTARKYFGSIDVIGRPMEIQVGPEYEEYLVAGVVKDPDSNSSIQFEVLLHDEQFKQVFGQGGLQGWFNVFGETFILLEKGVEFEKLESILPKMVKKALGEDYVEGTYWFTLLPLPDIHVNGVDPPGMSITTDPQLLRILGGIAILVLVIACINFTTMAIGRSITRSKEVGVRKTMGARYNQLFIQFMVEAFLITFFSAIIGIVIAQLILPVFNDLFDKNVVLLFEPKYILILLGLILMITFAAGVYPAIFLSSLKPVRVLKSHLTLSFGKQNLRKGLLAFQFFISIFLITCTLIMYRQIEEIRNFDLGFDKDAIIQVQVSPKPSPDLGPYVVNGFKKTIPFLNQLNNNSFIENTAITLATYGNNTWWMGGFPLKDGSLFKFRMNIVSPQYAETLGLEFLDGRNFTNSPSDSSAMIINEKMAELLGMKSPINKQLPSAEKFDPHKIIGVVKNFHHASLYDDIEPIVLVQDPELIFSGLRHLNIPGGLTPTVIAKINSNDVGENINKIEEIYSSIYPGDPFEFRFLDETVQRQYEEDEKLSKMVTAGALISIIIAAMGLYALVSLAINSRTKEIGIRKVMGADTLSLSGMFNMEFIKVTIVGIIIALPVSLLFMQKWLSSFVYQEVNWVWIMAIAILIGLVFTLTIVTVNTLKAVWVNPVETLKDE, from the coding sequence ATGTGGATCAATTATTTCAAAATAGCAATTAGAAATTTACTTGCTAAAAAGCAGTATACGCTTATTAATCTGGTGGGATTGTCTGTTGGATTAGGGGTTTCGATGGTTATACTCTTTTTTATAGTTCAAGAGCATAGCTTTGATAAATTTAACTCTAAATATGATCGAATTGCGAAGGTGATGATGCACGAAGTGGTGGATGATGAAGAAAATTATTCTACTTCAACACCTCCTGTATTAATGCCTACGATAAAAGAAGAATTTCCACAAGTAATCGCTTCTACCCGATTTATCAATACATTAAATATGACCAGGGTGGCAGGAGGGAAGAGCATTAACCAACTTACTCACCTTGTTAGTTCTGATTTTTTCAGGATTTTTGATTTTGAGTTTATTGCCGGGACACCGGAAAATGCTTTATCCTCATATTCAAATGTGATTTTAACCGAATCTACTGCCAGGAAGTATTTTGGTTCAATTGATGTGATTGGTCGGCCGATGGAAATTCAGGTAGGTCCTGAATACGAAGAATACCTTGTTGCTGGAGTAGTAAAAGATCCCGATTCAAATTCGAGCATTCAATTTGAGGTCTTGCTTCACGATGAACAATTCAAGCAGGTTTTTGGTCAAGGCGGGTTACAAGGATGGTTTAATGTATTTGGTGAAACTTTCATACTACTTGAGAAAGGGGTAGAATTTGAAAAATTGGAAAGTATTCTACCTAAGATGGTAAAAAAGGCTTTAGGTGAAGATTATGTGGAAGGAACATATTGGTTTACCTTATTACCATTACCGGATATTCATGTAAATGGTGTTGATCCACCCGGAATGTCAATAACAACTGATCCACAGTTGCTTAGAATACTTGGGGGAATTGCAATACTGGTTTTAGTAATCGCCTGTATCAATTTTACTACTATGGCTATTGGCCGTTCAATTACCAGGTCTAAGGAAGTAGGGGTTAGAAAGACAATGGGAGCAAGATATAACCAGTTGTTCATCCAATTTATGGTTGAGGCTTTTCTTATAACATTTTTTTCTGCCATAATAGGTATTGTAATTGCACAATTAATACTTCCGGTATTTAATGATCTATTTGATAAGAATGTAGTCCTCCTTTTTGAGCCGAAATACATTCTCATTTTGCTCGGATTGATATTGATGATCACTTTTGCAGCGGGAGTATATCCGGCAATCTTTCTGTCTTCTCTGAAACCTGTAAGAGTTTTAAAGTCACATCTGACATTGAGTTTTGGAAAGCAAAATCTTCGTAAAGGATTGCTGGCTTTTCAGTTTTTCATATCAATATTTCTGATCACCTGTACTTTAATTATGTACAGACAAATTGAAGAAATAAGAAACTTTGACCTGGGGTTTGATAAAGATGCAATAATTCAAGTTCAGGTTTCTCCCAAACCTTCACCAGATCTTGGTCCATATGTCGTAAATGGGTTTAAAAAAACGATTCCATTTCTCAATCAGCTTAACAATAACAGTTTTATTGAGAATACTGCAATCACATTGGCAACATATGGAAATAATACGTGGTGGATGGGAGGATTTCCTTTAAAAGATGGCTCTTTATTCAAGTTTAGAATGAACATTGTAAGTCCTCAATATGCAGAAACCCTAGGATTGGAGTTTTTAGATGGTAGAAATTTTACAAATAGTCCATCTGATAGCTCAGCGATGATTATTAATGAAAAAATGGCTGAGTTATTGGGTATGAAGAGTCCGATAAACAAACAATTACCAAGTGCTGAGAAATTTGATCCGCATAAAATAATAGGTGTGGTTAAAAATTTTCATCATGCTTCACTTTATGATGATATCGAACCGATAGTACTTGTACAAGATCCGGAATTAATATTTTCAGGATTGCGTCATCTTAATATCCCTGGTGGACTTACTCCCACAGTTATTGCAAAGATCAATTCAAATGACGTCGGAGAGAATATTAATAAGATTGAAGAGATATATTCTTCAATATATCCCGGAGATCCTTTTGAATTCAGGTTTCTAGATGAAACAGTTCAAAGGCAGTATGAAGAAGATGAGAAGTTAAGCAAAATGGTAACTGCGGGTGCTCTAATTTCAATAATCATAGCTGCAATGGGTCTCTATGCCCTGGTTTCCCTGGCGATCAATAGTCGAACAAAAGAAATTGGCATTCGGAAAGTTATGGGGGCAGATACATTATCCTTATCCGGGATGTTTAATATGGAGTTTATCAAGGTAACAATTGTCGGAATAATCATTGCCCTTCCAGTGAGCTTGTTATTTATGCAGAAATGGCTGAGTTCATTTGTTTACCAGGAAGTTAACTGGGTGTGGATAATGGCTATTGCAATACTGATCGGCCTGGTTTTTACACTTACCATAGTGACAGTCAATACGCTAAAAGCAGTTTGGGTTAATCCGGTTGAAACATTAAAAGACGAATAA